One Gloeobacter morelensis MG652769 DNA window includes the following coding sequences:
- a CDS encoding S8 family serine peptidase, with amino-acid sequence MSFTLLPNFAAPRFRTTALRFQAIAMSLAVSLPLTTCPLLAAERLAVGFQKKVPFAQTQNPLRSPAAGAVVPADSQGRVRAIVQFVEKPTVRLRPGIDLRSAEAGDYAEQLTRLRAPRLAQIERLGGRVQSVLSNVLNAAVVEVAQDRLSQIRRLAGVKSVRPVRLYRPDQSPPGSVGELIGTTALQQAGITGVGVVIAVIDSGVDYTHAALGGTGTVAAYQTAVRGSAPLVVGDAPDFPNAKVIGGFDYLGETWTGNAADPGGLAVTPDPDPVDNKQTDTDFAGHGTAVSSASAGLPLPESGLAGGTAPGAKVLAYRGCSRISASCEGSALLSSIEAAVAFDVSDAFPGYPNPVRKVINLSLGAAFFDPSVDDLSEAVRNAVEAGVVVVASAGNSGDLPYATGTPGSTETVIGVAASLPPLNIGPGLEVPTLGVTYQLGVAQFGPALTEPLTTTFKLAGSAEINLACSNPPNQNPPAPAEPPIADLTGSTGIADRGDCEFSEKVYNLQQAGALAGLIVNNAPGVLTMAPGAAASLVTIPSFIVDQSQGNALKASVAADPGLTGIFLPQVSIPNTSFDQIADFSSRGPSPALNRIKPDITAPTNTFEANIGTGALGAEFGGTSNSAPVTSGVAALVLSKHPTYTPNQVKTALMNSANPQVFADKAAGTVVPIARQGAGRVQADRAANLETLAFDAADPAQPASLSFGYRVFPQPETLTRTVAVQNLSASAKTYKLAVQPRYPEDAGKGVSFQVPETLSVPAGQTRTFPVSINVQSDLLPAGGLDAGLGGNDTAAFSAFEQDGFITIDGGSDNTVSLPYLLLPRKGSAVGASRLAESQVALDNAGVAATTAQVFNLVGSDPLDLPAAEQGENLINTDIKDVGVRFLPAAGDTAETVEFAVSLYRPFTNPRNSPVQIDVDVTGDGVADYFVFNYDLELLSGATTGQNVTYILEAATGLLLADFYTQINYNASQLVLPVLASSIGATAQTRLQLRAITGSTALGFFGLTDTAPDAGLYAFTPGARVTVAGATAVSVPALGSANVEFTVNRANAGASPSDAGLLFVLPDNPLGSQSATVRTARGSQP; translated from the coding sequence GTGAGCTTTACTTTGCTACCCAATTTTGCTGCCCCAAGGTTCCGAACCACTGCCTTGCGTTTTCAGGCCATCGCCATGTCTCTGGCCGTCAGCCTGCCTTTGACGACGTGCCCACTGTTGGCGGCAGAGCGCCTTGCTGTCGGTTTTCAAAAGAAAGTGCCGTTTGCCCAGACCCAAAATCCGCTGCGCTCCCCTGCCGCAGGAGCCGTGGTGCCCGCCGACTCTCAGGGGCGGGTGCGCGCGATCGTCCAGTTTGTCGAGAAACCGACGGTTCGGTTGCGCCCGGGCATCGACTTGCGTAGCGCCGAAGCTGGAGACTATGCCGAGCAACTGACCAGGCTGCGCGCTCCAAGGCTGGCGCAAATCGAGCGGCTCGGCGGCCGGGTGCAAAGTGTCCTGTCGAATGTCCTCAACGCCGCCGTCGTCGAGGTGGCCCAAGATCGTCTCTCCCAGATCCGGCGGTTGGCCGGGGTGAAATCGGTGCGCCCCGTCCGCCTCTACCGCCCCGATCAGAGCCCGCCCGGCAGCGTCGGCGAACTGATCGGCACCACGGCTTTGCAGCAGGCCGGGATCACCGGCGTAGGCGTGGTGATCGCCGTGATCGATTCGGGCGTTGATTATACCCACGCGGCCCTGGGCGGTACGGGCACCGTCGCCGCCTACCAAACGGCTGTGCGTGGTTCAGCCCCCCTCGTCGTCGGCGACGCGCCGGATTTTCCGAACGCCAAGGTAATCGGCGGTTTTGATTATCTGGGCGAGACCTGGACCGGTAATGCCGCCGATCCGGGCGGGCTCGCGGTCACCCCCGATCCGGACCCGGTCGACAACAAACAGACCGACACCGATTTTGCCGGTCACGGCACGGCGGTCTCTTCAGCCTCGGCGGGCCTGCCGCTGCCGGAAAGTGGGCTGGCAGGAGGAACCGCGCCGGGGGCCAAGGTGCTCGCCTACCGCGGTTGCAGCCGCATCAGCGCCAGCTGCGAAGGCAGCGCTTTGCTGAGCTCAATCGAAGCGGCGGTTGCCTTCGATGTCTCCGATGCCTTCCCCGGCTATCCAAACCCGGTGCGCAAGGTGATCAACCTCTCGCTGGGGGCGGCCTTTTTCGATCCGTCGGTGGACGATCTGTCGGAGGCGGTGCGCAATGCGGTCGAGGCAGGCGTGGTCGTCGTGGCCTCCGCCGGCAACAGCGGCGATCTTCCTTACGCCACCGGCACCCCAGGATCGACGGAGACGGTGATCGGCGTGGCTGCGAGCCTGCCGCCGCTCAACATCGGACCGGGATTGGAAGTGCCTACCCTGGGCGTCACCTACCAACTGGGCGTCGCCCAGTTCGGCCCGGCGCTGACCGAGCCTTTGACCACCACCTTCAAGCTCGCGGGCAGCGCGGAGATTAACCTCGCCTGCAGCAATCCGCCCAACCAGAATCCGCCCGCCCCCGCCGAGCCGCCGATTGCCGATCTGACCGGCAGCACCGGCATCGCCGATCGCGGCGATTGCGAATTTTCTGAAAAAGTCTACAACCTCCAGCAGGCAGGCGCACTCGCCGGGCTCATCGTCAACAACGCCCCGGGTGTGCTCACCATGGCCCCGGGGGCGGCGGCTTCGCTGGTGACCATTCCGTCCTTCATCGTAGATCAATCCCAGGGCAACGCACTCAAAGCCTCTGTAGCAGCTGATCCTGGCCTGACGGGCATCTTTTTGCCGCAGGTGTCGATTCCGAATACCAGCTTCGATCAGATCGCCGATTTTTCGTCGCGCGGCCCGAGCCCGGCGCTCAACCGGATCAAACCCGACATCACCGCTCCGACTAACACCTTTGAAGCCAACATCGGCACCGGCGCTCTGGGAGCAGAATTTGGCGGGACTTCCAACTCCGCTCCAGTAACTTCCGGTGTCGCGGCGCTTGTGCTCTCCAAGCACCCCACTTATACCCCCAACCAGGTCAAAACCGCCCTGATGAATAGCGCCAATCCCCAGGTCTTTGCTGACAAGGCGGCGGGGACGGTGGTGCCGATCGCCCGCCAGGGGGCCGGGCGGGTGCAGGCGGACCGGGCGGCGAACTTAGAGACCCTCGCCTTCGACGCCGCCGATCCGGCCCAGCCCGCTTCGCTGTCGTTCGGCTACCGGGTCTTTCCCCAGCCTGAGACCCTGACGCGGACGGTTGCCGTTCAGAACCTGTCCGCCAGCGCCAAAACCTACAAGCTCGCGGTCCAACCGCGCTACCCCGAAGATGCGGGTAAAGGGGTGAGCTTCCAGGTGCCCGAGACGCTCAGTGTACCCGCAGGCCAGACGCGCACCTTCCCGGTGAGCATCAACGTGCAAAGCGATCTGTTGCCCGCAGGCGGCCTCGATGCGGGCCTCGGGGGCAACGATACCGCCGCCTTCAGCGCCTTCGAGCAGGACGGCTTCATCACCATCGACGGCGGCAGTGACAACACGGTCTCGCTACCGTATCTGTTGCTGCCGCGCAAGGGATCGGCGGTGGGGGCCAGTCGCCTTGCAGAATCTCAGGTGGCCCTGGACAATGCGGGCGTCGCGGCCACCACCGCCCAGGTCTTTAACCTCGTGGGCAGCGACCCGCTGGATCTGCCCGCTGCGGAGCAAGGCGAAAACCTGATCAATACCGACATCAAAGACGTGGGCGTGCGCTTCCTACCGGCTGCGGGCGACACCGCCGAGACGGTTGAATTTGCCGTCAGTCTGTATCGCCCTTTTACCAATCCGCGCAATTCGCCGGTGCAAATCGATGTCGATGTGACCGGCGACGGTGTTGCTGATTACTTCGTCTTCAACTACGACCTGGAACTGTTGAGCGGGGCTACCACCGGCCAGAATGTCACCTATATTTTGGAGGCGGCGACGGGGCTGCTGTTGGCGGATTTTTACACCCAGATCAACTACAACGCCAGCCAGCTGGTGCTGCCGGTTCTCGCTTCCTCGATCGGGGCGACCGCCCAGACCCGCCTGCAGTTGCGGGCGATCACCGGCTCGACGGCGCTGGGCTTTTTTGGGCTCACCGACACGGCGCCGGATGCGGGGCTGTACGCTTTTACGCCGGGTGCGCGGGTCACCGTTGCCGGGGCCACGGCGGTGTCGGTACCGGCGCTTGGCAGTGCGAATGTCGAATTTACCGTCAATCGCGCCAACGCCGGGGCTTCACCCTCGGATGCGGGGCTGCTTTTTGTGCTGCCGGACAATCCGCTGGGCTCCCAAAGCGCCACTGTGCGGACCGCCCGCGGGAGTCAGCCTTAA
- a CDS encoding transposase yields MKGRLPRLKKILVDQGYTGPIGEAVKNVCGWEVEVSQPEPKRKGFLPQFKRWIIERTCGWLLHERRLSKDYEQWAESSESMIYLANIRLVLRRLTAA; encoded by the coding sequence ATGAAGGGCAGACTGCCGCGCCTGAAGAAGATCCTGGTGGATCAAGGTTACACAGGTCCGATCGGGGAAGCGGTCAAAAATGTGTGTGGTTGGGAGGTGGAAGTGAGCCAGCCTGAGCCGAAACGCAAGGGATTTTTGCCCCAGTTCAAGCGTTGGATTATCGAACGCACCTGCGGATGGTTGCTGCACGAAAGGCGTTTAAGTAAAGACTACGAGCAGTGGGCGGAGAGCAGTGAGTCGATGATCTATCTGGCAAATATTCGGCTGGTCCTGCGAAGATTGACCGCTGCTTAG
- a CDS encoding IS3 family transposase: MLQLVAEESDAGAELSIAQACRTLGLSRAEYYRCKGAVHKSDSDMEVRVRIQAIALEWPSYGSGRIRFELQRQGLTVNRKRVQRLMREDNLLCLRKQKFVKTTDSEHGLSVYPNLAAGLQLSGIDQLWVADLTYIRLSGEFVYLAVILDAFSRRVIGWSLERFLDAGLAVLALRMAITSRSFGSELVHHSDRGVQYASKEYTDILKERGIQISMSRRANPYDNAKAESFMKTLKYEEVYMFEYENMTEARNRIGDFLEEVYNQKRLHSSIGYLPPAEFEQRLTMPDPA; encoded by the coding sequence ATGCTGCAACTGGTGGCGGAAGAGTCGGACGCCGGGGCCGAGCTTTCCATTGCCCAAGCGTGTCGGACGTTGGGTTTGAGTCGAGCCGAATACTATCGGTGCAAAGGTGCTGTGCACAAAAGCGACAGCGATATGGAGGTGCGCGTTCGGATTCAAGCCATTGCTCTGGAGTGGCCAAGTTACGGCTCTGGTCGCATCAGATTCGAATTGCAACGTCAGGGGTTGACTGTCAACCGCAAGCGGGTGCAACGACTGATGCGAGAGGATAACCTGCTGTGCTTGCGCAAGCAGAAGTTTGTAAAAACGACGGATTCGGAGCATGGTTTGAGCGTTTACCCAAACCTGGCTGCGGGCCTGCAGTTGAGCGGAATCGACCAGTTGTGGGTGGCGGATCTGACGTACATTCGTTTGTCAGGCGAGTTTGTGTACTTGGCGGTGATTCTGGATGCCTTCAGTCGCCGAGTGATTGGATGGTCATTGGAAAGATTTCTGGATGCTGGGTTGGCAGTTCTGGCTTTAAGAATGGCGATTACCTCGCGCTCATTCGGGTCAGAATTGGTGCATCACTCGGACCGTGGTGTGCAGTATGCCTCGAAAGAGTACACAGACATATTGAAAGAAAGAGGCATTCAAATCAGCATGAGTCGTCGAGCAAATCCGTACGACAATGCGAAAGCAGAGAGTTTCATGAAGACCTTGAAGTATGAGGAAGTCTACATGTTTGAATACGAGAACATGACGGAGGCACGAAATCGGATAGGTGATTTTCTGGAGGAGGTGTACAATCAGAAAAGACTGCACTCATCCATCGGATATCTGCCTCCCGCTGAGTTCGAGCAGAGGTTGACTATGCCAGACCCTGCTTAA
- a CDS encoding transposase — protein MSLPRRRFSRELKLHILAQIEAGQSVAVVAREHQIHPTLITKWRQQLAKYADKAFSGNGRPYQQEARVAELERMVGQLTMENVLLKKALTRLESRSRPTRPDGSK, from the coding sequence ATGTCCCTGCCCAGACGGCGCTTCTCTCGCGAGCTCAAACTCCACATCCTTGCCCAGATCGAAGCCGGCCAGAGTGTGGCCGTGGTGGCCCGCGAGCACCAAATCCATCCGACGCTGATTACCAAATGGCGCCAACAACTCGCCAAGTACGCGGATAAGGCCTTCTCGGGTAATGGTCGTCCCTATCAGCAAGAGGCCCGGGTTGCCGAGTTGGAACGGATGGTCGGCCAGTTGACCATGGAGAACGTCCTTTTAAAAAAGGCCTTGACGCGGCTCGAGAGCAGAAGCCGACCGACGCGGCCGGATGGCAGCAAATAA
- a CDS encoding ClpX C4-type zinc finger protein, whose translation MLGRRAFLLTFLVSCALLKAALERIVGAEAYAKGVTGSEIHFDIHSEPEAACDFCSSIPQDATMLVATPPGGQVRIWREDPPWQVNPTKPGWVVRDHLNICSNCVQSGSELVANIATEGRFIPQSIPPELAGVNVLYCSFCEATRLEVMLLVAGSGGSVNICDVCLGLCSRVLA comes from the coding sequence ATGCTGGGCCGCAGAGCTTTCCTTTTAACCTTTCTAGTCTCGTGCGCGTTGCTTAAGGCTGCCCTCGAAAGGATTGTCGGCGCCGAAGCCTACGCTAAGGGAGTTACAGGTTCCGAAATACACTTCGACATCCATTCCGAGCCCGAAGCAGCGTGCGATTTCTGCTCCTCGATTCCGCAGGACGCCACAATGCTCGTGGCTACCCCTCCCGGTGGACAAGTGCGGATTTGGCGAGAAGACCCACCTTGGCAGGTGAACCCTACCAAGCCCGGTTGGGTGGTGCGCGACCACCTGAATATTTGTAGCAACTGTGTCCAGTCAGGCAGCGAGTTGGTGGCCAATATTGCTACCGAAGGGCGTTTCATCCCGCAGAGCATCCCCCCGGAGCTGGCGGGTGTCAATGTTCTCTATTGTTCCTTTTGCGAGGCGACGCGGCTTGAGGTGATGCTGCTGGTGGCCGGTTCGGGTGGATCCGTCAATATTTGTGATGTTTGTTTGGGCCTTTGCAGCCGGGTACTGGCTTGA
- a CDS encoding IS256 family transposase, which produces MTIRKEILDELLKDYDGTDPQTILGESGLLKQLTKAVIERALEAEMETHLGYKKHEAVGKGTGNSRNGKSQKTLQAECGPVELHIPRDHNAEFEPVVVRKGQTRLAGLDEKILALYARGMTTRDIQAQLQEMYGVEVSPTLISNVTDAVMDEVRQWQNRPLETVYPIAYFDCLQVKVRDNGRVVNKAVYLALGVDLEGQKELLGIWGSLPQRPWLSAHEGAKFWLGILTELNNRGLKDILIACVDGLTGLPTAIESMYPGCLVQLCMVHMVRDSCKYVSWKDRKALCVDLRAVYSAATEEEAELHLELLCEKWGKQYPSVGRMWRENWVRVIPIFRFGEDIRKVIYTTNAIESLNMTIRKVSRNRRIMPNDESVIKMVYLAIQNQMKKWTMPIRAWRPALNRLMIEFEGRLKV; this is translated from the coding sequence ATGACTATCCGCAAAGAGATCCTTGACGAACTGCTCAAAGACTACGACGGCACCGACCCGCAGACCATCCTCGGTGAGAGCGGCCTGCTCAAGCAACTGACCAAGGCCGTCATTGAACGCGCGCTCGAAGCCGAGATGGAAACTCACCTCGGTTACAAGAAGCACGAAGCAGTCGGCAAAGGCACCGGCAACTCCCGAAACGGCAAAAGTCAGAAGACCCTCCAGGCCGAATGCGGTCCAGTCGAACTCCACATCCCCCGCGACCACAACGCCGAGTTCGAGCCGGTCGTTGTGCGCAAAGGCCAGACACGCTTGGCGGGACTGGATGAGAAGATTCTGGCGCTGTATGCGCGCGGAATGACGACCCGTGATATTCAAGCCCAACTGCAGGAGATGTACGGGGTCGAAGTATCACCAACGCTGATCTCGAATGTCACAGATGCGGTGATGGACGAGGTGCGTCAATGGCAGAATCGTCCGCTCGAAACCGTCTACCCGATTGCTTATTTTGACTGCCTGCAGGTGAAGGTACGCGACAACGGTCGGGTGGTGAATAAAGCCGTCTACCTGGCTCTGGGTGTAGACCTGGAGGGCCAGAAAGAGCTTCTGGGTATTTGGGGGTCGTTGCCCCAACGACCCTGGCTTTCGGCCCATGAGGGTGCAAAGTTTTGGTTAGGAATACTGACGGAACTGAACAACCGTGGCCTGAAAGATATCTTGATTGCCTGTGTGGACGGCTTGACCGGGTTGCCGACAGCGATTGAGTCGATGTACCCGGGTTGCTTGGTGCAGTTGTGCATGGTACATATGGTGCGCGATTCGTGCAAATATGTGTCATGGAAAGACCGCAAAGCCTTGTGCGTAGACCTGCGCGCTGTCTACAGTGCAGCGACTGAAGAAGAGGCAGAGTTGCATCTGGAATTACTGTGCGAGAAGTGGGGCAAACAATATCCGAGCGTGGGTCGGATGTGGCGGGAGAACTGGGTACGGGTGATCCCAATATTCCGGTTTGGCGAGGACATCCGAAAGGTAATCTACACGACGAATGCGATAGAATCACTGAACATGACGATCCGCAAAGTCAGTCGTAACCGTCGGATCATGCCGAATGACGAGTCGGTGATAAAGATGGTGTATTTGGCAATTCAAAACCAGATGAAGAAGTGGACGATGCCGATTCGGGCCTGGCGTCCTGCCTTGAACCGGCTGATGATTGAGTTCGAAGGAAGGCTAAAAGTATGA
- a CDS encoding helix-turn-helix domain-containing protein, with the protein MSIELTQLLGLPNVYVERQSIDERGIIFYLKPLAPGILCGGCGQFTDREHQARPLHIRDLKIRKMPVFLHIPRRQFYCQTCERYCTEQLDFVDWRRRHTRRFEQDIYERVPASSLEQIAREEGISPDEVRGMFEHVARQLKKRLGPRQAHQHR; encoded by the coding sequence ATGAGTATCGAACTGACGCAACTGCTCGGGCTACCCAACGTTTATGTCGAACGGCAGTCCATCGATGAACGGGGCATTATCTTCTATCTCAAGCCGCTTGCTCCAGGTATACTCTGCGGCGGTTGCGGCCAGTTTACCGACCGCGAACATCAAGCACGTCCCCTGCACATCCGAGACTTGAAAATACGTAAAATGCCCGTATTTTTGCACATTCCTCGAAGACAATTTTACTGCCAAACCTGCGAACGCTACTGTACCGAACAACTGGATTTCGTCGATTGGCGACGGCGACACACCCGCCGTTTCGAGCAGGATATCTACGAGCGGGTACCCGCCTCAAGTCTCGAACAGATTGCGCGCGAAGAAGGCATCAGTCCAGACGAAGTACGAGGCATGTTCGAGCATGTGGCCAGGCAGTTAAAAAAAAGACTGGGGCCCCGTCAAGCGCATCAGCATCGATGA
- a CDS encoding ISL3 family transposase, with protein MDEFSGRRGHDFKTVLCDIETGELLEVIDSHKQKEIIESLCLQALEVREAIEEVSIDMWGGFRKVVQEAFPNAVIVYDRFHVMRMVNEEVKKIARQCGLGKRKEQFLLLKNGVDLNAGQKVQLETYLQIDKRLRKAYEYKEEFRWIYERSQSVDEGQQKLEDWLLKARKVYGKVVQTITEHFEGVCNYFIRRSSSGVMEGINNRIKLIKRQGYGFTNFENLRLRLLAGFAKKGCCSP; from the coding sequence ATCGATGAGTTTAGTGGGCGGCGCGGCCACGATTTTAAAACGGTACTTTGCGATATCGAGACTGGCGAATTGCTGGAGGTCATCGATAGTCACAAACAAAAAGAGATCATTGAAAGCCTTTGCCTGCAAGCGCTTGAGGTGCGCGAAGCTATTGAAGAAGTGAGCATCGACATGTGGGGAGGTTTTCGAAAGGTTGTCCAGGAAGCCTTTCCCAATGCTGTGATTGTCTACGACCGGTTTCACGTGATGCGGATGGTGAACGAAGAGGTCAAGAAGATTGCTCGCCAATGTGGCTTGGGCAAGCGCAAGGAGCAATTTTTGCTCCTAAAGAATGGAGTGGACTTGAATGCCGGGCAGAAAGTTCAGCTAGAAACCTATCTGCAGATCGACAAACGTTTACGCAAAGCGTATGAATACAAAGAGGAATTTCGGTGGATTTATGAGAGGAGTCAGAGTGTAGATGAAGGTCAGCAGAAGTTGGAAGACTGGCTTTTGAAAGCCCGCAAGGTATATGGGAAGGTGGTGCAGACCATTACAGAACATTTCGAGGGGGTCTGCAACTATTTTATCCGTCGGTCGAGTAGTGGAGTGATGGAGGGCATCAACAACCGCATCAAGTTAATCAAACGCCAGGGCTACGGCTTTACAAACTTTGAGAACCTGCGCTTGCGGCTGCTCGCTGGCTTTGCCAAGAAGGGATGCTGCTCACCTTGA
- a CDS encoding isocitrate/isopropylmalate dehydrogenase family protein, producing the protein MSPYRVTLIRGDGIGPEVTQAARIVLDATGIDFEWVVVDAGAEVMEKSGTPLPAPVIEAVRASDAAIKGPITPPTGAGIRSVNVALRRALDLYANLRPARTLPGVHSRYDNIDLVVVRENTEDLYSGIEFEKNSPQALEVIEMLVRLGGKKIFPRSGLAVKPISSEASERIARFAFEYARRNARRKVTAVHKANILKHTDGLFLEAARQVASEYPDVEFEDRIVDNLCMQLVQKPELFDVLVLPNLYGDIVSDLTAGLVGGLGVAPGANIGDRYAVFEAIHGSAPRYAGQNKVNPSALILSGALLLRHLGEQEAAVRVEQAVADVIAEGQSVTYDLAPAGSTPVGTRQMAEAIAAKVSA; encoded by the coding sequence GTGTCCCCATATCGTGTCACACTGATCCGCGGCGATGGGATCGGCCCGGAAGTGACGCAGGCAGCCCGGATCGTGCTCGATGCCACCGGAATCGACTTTGAGTGGGTTGTGGTCGATGCCGGCGCCGAGGTGATGGAGAAGTCCGGCACACCCCTTCCGGCCCCAGTGATCGAAGCGGTGCGCGCGAGCGACGCCGCCATCAAAGGCCCGATCACCCCCCCCACAGGTGCGGGCATCCGTTCGGTCAACGTCGCCTTGCGTCGGGCCCTCGACTTGTACGCCAACCTGCGCCCGGCCCGCACCCTGCCCGGGGTGCACTCGCGCTACGACAATATCGACCTGGTGGTCGTGCGTGAAAATACCGAGGACCTCTACAGCGGCATCGAATTTGAAAAAAATTCTCCCCAGGCTCTTGAAGTAATCGAGATGCTCGTGCGCCTGGGCGGCAAAAAAATCTTTCCAAGATCCGGCCTTGCGGTCAAACCGATCTCCAGCGAGGCGAGCGAGCGGATCGCCCGCTTCGCCTTCGAGTACGCCCGCCGCAACGCCCGCCGTAAAGTCACCGCCGTGCACAAGGCGAATATCTTGAAGCACACCGACGGTCTGTTTCTGGAAGCGGCCCGCCAGGTAGCCTCGGAGTATCCGGATGTCGAGTTTGAAGATCGGATCGTCGACAATCTGTGCATGCAACTGGTCCAGAAGCCGGAACTGTTCGATGTCCTGGTGCTGCCCAACCTCTACGGCGATATCGTCTCCGATCTGACCGCCGGGCTGGTGGGTGGCCTTGGGGTGGCGCCGGGGGCCAATATCGGCGATCGCTACGCCGTCTTCGAAGCGATCCACGGCTCGGCCCCGCGCTACGCCGGTCAGAACAAGGTCAATCCCTCGGCACTCATCTTGAGCGGCGCGCTGTTGCTTCGGCACCTGGGCGAGCAGGAGGCCGCCGTGCGCGTCGAGCAGGCCGTCGCCGACGTGATCGCCGAGGGCCAAAGTGTTACCTACGACCTGGCCCCGGCGGGATCCACGCCCGTAGGCACCCGCCAGATGGCCGAGGCGATTGCAGCGAAGGTCTCTGCGTAG
- a CDS encoding tocopherol cyclase family protein has translation MPLPAAVLTTPHSGYHWPGSLLSPRNRRFFEGWYYRVSLAEEGESFAFMYAIEDPAGGAPTSGGFAQVLGPEDGRTYQLFAGVEGFWATPDRLALGHRQDPPGPAGYLEPADFEAQVRRGYQATDSLNQGCIEDKTGEITRWCYRIRPVHGWGAPGRPVATMGWLSYLPVFEPGWQILMADGLAEGWIEWRGRRYTFTGAPAYGEKNWGGAFPTQWFWAQANAFEGSPGAALVAGGGRRGVLWWEESVAMVGFYWAGRFYRFTAGQEKLTCTVAPWGHWHIEALSQRHRIEVRGTVAPQGGIELLAPTANGSRFVCRDTLKGEVRVRLERRWGDRAVLFDGRTPLGGLETGGGPWDGEWRISC, from the coding sequence ATGCCGCTTCCCGCCGCCGTCCTCACCACCCCCCACAGCGGCTACCACTGGCCGGGGTCGCTGCTGTCGCCCCGCAATCGCCGCTTCTTCGAAGGCTGGTACTACCGGGTGAGCCTTGCCGAGGAGGGCGAATCGTTCGCCTTTATGTACGCAATCGAAGATCCGGCCGGCGGAGCGCCGACCAGCGGCGGTTTTGCCCAGGTGCTCGGTCCTGAAGACGGCCGCACCTACCAGCTCTTTGCTGGCGTGGAGGGCTTCTGGGCGACCCCCGACCGCCTTGCCCTCGGCCACCGGCAAGATCCGCCCGGACCGGCGGGGTATCTGGAGCCGGCGGATTTTGAAGCGCAAGTGCGCCGGGGCTACCAGGCCACCGACAGCCTCAACCAGGGCTGTATCGAGGACAAGACAGGCGAGATCACCCGCTGGTGCTACCGGATCCGGCCGGTACACGGTTGGGGAGCACCGGGGCGGCCGGTGGCGACGATGGGCTGGCTGTCGTACCTGCCGGTGTTCGAACCCGGCTGGCAGATCTTGATGGCCGACGGCCTGGCCGAGGGCTGGATCGAATGGCGAGGACGTCGCTATACTTTCACCGGTGCCCCCGCCTACGGCGAAAAAAACTGGGGCGGAGCCTTTCCCACCCAGTGGTTCTGGGCGCAGGCCAACGCCTTCGAGGGTTCCCCGGGCGCGGCACTGGTGGCGGGGGGCGGACGGCGCGGGGTGCTGTGGTGGGAAGAATCGGTGGCGATGGTCGGCTTCTACTGGGCCGGGCGATTCTACCGGTTTACGGCCGGGCAGGAAAAGCTCACCTGTACCGTCGCTCCCTGGGGCCACTGGCACATCGAAGCACTCTCGCAGCGCCACCGCATCGAAGTCAGGGGCACCGTCGCCCCGCAGGGCGGCATCGAGCTGTTGGCACCCACGGCGAACGGCTCGCGCTTCGTGTGCCGCGACACCCTCAAGGGGGAGGTGCGGGTGCGCCTGGAGCGGCGCTGGGGCGACCGGGCAGTATTATTCGACGGACGGACACCTCTAGGAGGGCTGGAGACCGGCGGCGGTCCGTGGGACGGTGAGTGGCGTATTTCTTGTTAG
- a CDS encoding methyltransferase domain-containing protein, protein MGERTVLNENIRRFYDVSSGLWEEVWGEHMHHGHWEVGEADKDRRVAQVDLVVRLLDWAGIDRAGSIVDVGCGIGGSSLLLAERFGARVEGITLSPVQCKRAAERAREHHLDGRVHFQVADAHRMPFADGRFDLVWSLESGEHMADKAQFLRECHRVLRPGGRLVFVTWCRRHGALDARDQKWLEAIYRIYHLPYILSIESYAQLLGETGFSGIRTTDWSDRVARFWSLVIDSALEPAVLLKVIAQGPTVIKGALAMQLMRRSYARGLVRFGVFAAQKAEG, encoded by the coding sequence ATGGGCGAGCGAACGGTTCTCAACGAAAATATCCGGCGGTTCTACGACGTGTCTTCCGGGTTGTGGGAGGAGGTCTGGGGCGAGCACATGCATCACGGCCACTGGGAAGTGGGGGAAGCGGACAAAGATCGCCGCGTCGCCCAGGTGGATCTGGTCGTGCGTCTGCTCGACTGGGCGGGGATCGACCGGGCCGGGTCGATCGTCGATGTCGGCTGCGGTATCGGCGGCAGCAGCCTGTTGCTGGCGGAGCGCTTCGGCGCCCGGGTAGAAGGGATCACCCTCAGCCCCGTGCAGTGCAAACGCGCCGCCGAGCGCGCCCGCGAGCACCATCTGGACGGGCGCGTGCACTTTCAGGTGGCCGACGCCCACCGAATGCCCTTCGCCGACGGCCGGTTCGACCTGGTCTGGTCGCTCGAAAGCGGTGAGCACATGGCCGACAAGGCCCAATTTTTGCGCGAATGCCACCGGGTGCTCAGGCCCGGCGGCCGGCTGGTGTTCGTGACCTGGTGCCGTCGCCACGGCGCCTTGGACGCGCGGGATCAAAAATGGCTGGAGGCTATCTACCGGATCTACCACCTGCCCTACATCCTCTCGATCGAGAGCTACGCGCAGTTGCTGGGTGAGACGGGGTTCTCGGGCATTCGGACCACCGACTGGTCCGATCGGGTGGCCCGCTTCTGGTCGCTGGTGATCGATTCGGCCCTCGAACCGGCGGTGCTGTTGAAGGTGATCGCCCAGGGACCGACGGTAATCAAAGGCGCGCTCGCCATGCAGTTGATGCGGCGCAGCTACGCGCGGGGGCTGGTGCGCTTCGGGGTGTTCGCGGCCCAAAAGGCGGAGGGATAA